In Bacillus sp. S3, the sequence CACCTAAAAAAAGAGGAAAAGGAGTTTTCACTATGTGGAAGAAAATAGCCTGCTCATTTTTGTCCTTGGGAATGACATGCAGCATAACCATTGGACATCAATCTGATGTGTATGCAATATCTGATCCCCCTGTAAATAATATAAGCACTAAGCTGGTCCCAATGCCCCAGAAGGTAGATATTAAAAACGGGTCCCTGCAAGTAAGCAGCCGTGTAAATATTATCGGAGAAGAAGCTGCCGACCAAGATGCCTTACATATTTTAACGGAATTTTTAAAAGCAAATACGATTGAAATCAATGAAGAATTTGATAGCAAATCTACCACGATCGCTTTAGGGGAAGAAGATAAACTCAACCCAGAGCTAAAGGGTTTGGAAAAACAGCTCGGCCTGCCGAATGATACAGAATTAAAAGCGGAAGGTTACACCTTGGCGGTTAACTCGGAAGAAAATGAAATGAGTAAAGGCGGCACCATCTTTGTCAAAGGAAAAGATGGGGACGGCACCTTTTACGGTGTAAAAACTCTCCTTCAGCTTGCTGAGAAAGAGGATAACACCATTGAAGTGAATAATGTAATGATTACGGATGAACCATCAATGAGCGTCAGAGGGATCGTTGAGGGTTTTTATGGGAAACCATGGAGCCACAATGACCGCCTGGATCAAATAGAGTTCTATGGAGATTATAAACTGAATACGTACATCTATGCCCCTAAGGACGATCCCTATCATCGGGAAAAATGGCGTGTGCCCTATCCGGAAAATGAGATGAAACGTATGGAAGAATTAATTACTGCCGCAAAGAGTAACAAAGTTGATTTTGTGTTTGCTCTTTCTCCAGGTATCGATATTCGCTTTGATGGTCAAAGCGGAGAAGACGATTTTCAAGCACTGCTGGCGAAAAGCGAATCGCTTTATGACATGGGCGTGCGCAGCTTTGCCATCCTGTTTGATGATATTGGCAATAAACAAGGGGCTAAACAAGCAAACCTATTAAATCGTTTTAACGAAGAATTTATTAAAACAAAGACAGATGTGACGCCGCTTATCACCGTTCCAACAGAGTATGATACACATGCAATGGGCGAAATCGGTAATTTAAGCACTTATACGAAGGCGTTCTCAGAGACACTTAATAAAGATGTTAAGGTCATGTGGACCGGTCAGGCTGTTGTTTCGGAAGCACTTCCGTTAGAAAATGTTGAATTTATGCGCGAAGTATATGGGGACCGAATTGGCGTTTGGTGGAATTATCCGGTTTCCGATTATTTGAGATCTAAGCTCGCCCTTGGTCCGATTGTTAATATCGATAATCGCCTGGAAGGAAAACTTGATTTTTTCACCATGAACCCCATGGAACATGCAGATCTTTCTAAAATCAGCTTGGCAACAGGAGCCGATTATTCTTGGAATACTTCAAACTATGATTCTGATCGTTCATGGAATCGTTCCATCGAACTCCTATTTAATGATCTTGCCCCTGAGATGAAAACTTTTGCTAATCACTCATCACGTATGACTGGTTCTTGGAGTATTGGACGTGGAGATGCTGTCAATGTACGAAAGACGATGGATCAATTTTGGTCAAAACTATCCAAAAGACAAGATACAACACAGGAAATCAATCTATTAACGAAAGAGTTTGTCGAGATGGTCCAAGCAGCAAACACGTTAAAGGAAGAATTGCCGCCAGAGATCCTAAGTGAAGCTTTAGCAAGTTTAAACAAACTAAAACTATTGGGAGAAAACGATCAATTAGCTTTAGAAATGGTTTTAGCTAAGAGAAATACAGAGACGGAGAAATACAATGAATTAAAGAAAAAGATTGAAGCCAACCTACCTGCCCTTAATGGTGGCAATAGAGTCTCTGAAGAAACGGCTCTAGCATTTATCAAGGAAGCCCTTGAATACGACCCATTACCCAAAGTTTCCTTTGACGTGTCCAAAACTTTCGTTGCACCGGGAGAAGAAATAAAGTTTCAAAATACGAGTTCAATGACAACGGAAGAAATAGAATGGACGTTTGAAGGGGCGAAGGTCGAGAAAAGTATAGAACCAAATCCAACCGTTGTTTATGAACAAGAGGGACTGTATACCGTTAAGCTTGTGGGGAAAAACCCTCTTGGACAAGATGAAGTGATAAAAGAAAATGTAATTACCGTTTCCAATCTTGCTAATAAGGATACAACCAATCTCGCCCTTGGTAAATCCGCTGCAGCTTCTAGTTCCTGCGCTCCATCGGAACGGCCTCAATATGCCGTTGACGGGAAATTGAATACAAAATGGTGTGGTAATGGTTCTGGGACACACCAGTTAACGGTTGATTTAGGAGGAATGAATTTAGTCAGTGAGATTGTGATGAAGCACGCTGAAGAAGGCGGCGAGCCATCAGGCAGTAATACTTCCGCATACCGTGTCCTAATCAGTGAAGATGGTGTAAATTTCAAAGAGTTAGTCAAAGTTACTGGCAATAAGAGCGGGATTACCAAGGATCAAGTCCCTGCTACAAAAGGCCGGTATGTTCGCCTAATGGTTGACAAGCCAACCCAAGGGGACGATAGGGCCGCTCGTATTTATGAGTTTGAAGTGATGGGACTAGAGGGAGATGTTGCATTACCACCGAAATACGAAAAGCCAAAAGTAGAAAAATCAATCTTAGAAAAGACAGCAGCAGAGGCAAATGAGAAAATAGAGTCCGACTATACAGTTAAAAGCTGGGATTTATTTGTTCTTGCTTTAGAAAAGGCGAATGAGGTTCTAGCCGACGAGAAAGCAACCCAGGATGAAGTAAATGCAGCAAGTGAAAACCTGGCAAAAGCGATAACAGGCCTTGTACGAAAAGAAACATTTATTGAAACAGGAATAAACAGCATAGATGAGGACATAAAAACAGCTTATGAGCAAGGCTTGATTACAAATCACGGGATAGTAAACAGTTTGCTTGCCAAAGTGGATCATATCCAGAAACATCAAGCCGATAAACAGAAAGTAATTGATGGGTTACATGCTCTTGGAAACCAAGTTAAGGCGCAATCCGGTAAAAAGATATCCCAAGAATATGCTGAAGAGCTTCTAAGCATAATCGAGGAATTGAAAAATGAAATAGCGGCCCTGAAGTAGGCAGGAAACTCAGGGGTAATGAAACAAGGGGAGTGTTCTCCAGCTCCTAAACATATGGGTAAAGGTACGTGACATCAAGAAAAGCGCAAGCGCCCTGGTCAGTGGCGTATTGCCTCCTCGGAAAAGCTAACACTTTTCCTTCGTGCGATGCCTATGCTGCCGAAGCGTTCCTTGTGGAGCGCTCCAACTGAGATAAAGGAAACACGATGAGCCAGAGGCGAATCGATGTTGACTTATCGTAGGGCGGAGAGCGAAGGACACTAGCCGCTAGGGTGATGGAGCTGGACATTTCTCGAAGTTGAACTTTATCTTTCTTATCTTTCAAAAAAGACCCTAGCTGCCTAGGGTCTTTTCTAATTGTTATTCATGCGAAACAATAAACTCAGCATTACCTTCTAACTTAAACTCCCGAACACCCTGCGGCAGGATAAAATGGGTACCCTTCTTCAGCTCAAAAGATTGTCCATCCATGATTAGAACAGTTTGTCCTTCAATGACGCTTACCTGCAAGTAATCTGCGTTCATTTCACAATCAGCCTGTCCATTCAATTGCCAATGATATACAGTAAAATACTGCTCCTCAACCAATTTCTTTTCAGCTAAACCACCAGTAACCTTTTCAGTCTGCTCAACTGCGGCGTCCTGATGCGGCACGGTTGTCACCTGTTTAGATCGTTCAAGATGTAATTCGCGTGTATTGCCGGCTGCGTCTTTCCGGTCATAGTCATACACACGGTAGGTAATATCAGAACTTTGCTGCGTTTCAAGAATCACAATCCCTTTTCCAATCGCATGAATCGTACCGCTTGGAACATAGACAAAATCGCCCGCCTTCACTTTAACGCGTCTTAAAAGCTTGTCCCATTGACCTTGATCAATCATCTCCGCCAAATCCTCTTCAGTCTGGGCATAATGACCTAACACAAGCTCTGCTCCTTCTTCGGCGCTTAGCACGTACCAGCATTCGGTTTTTCCATAAGGAACACCTTCGACTTCACGGGCAAATTGATCATTTGGGTGAACTTGAACGGATAAATCATCAGCTGCATCCAAAATTTTCACAAGTAATGGATACTCTCCTTGTTCGTCAGCCTTTTTATTAAAAAGCTCCTTATGTTCATTCCAGGCATCGGCTAATGTTTTTCCCGCAAGCGGACCATTGGTAATCATGCTTGGACCATGCGGATGCGCAGAAATCACCCATGCCTCACCGGTCTTATCGCTCGGAATCTCATAATGGAACTCAGTGCTTAGCTTCTGCCCGCCCCAAATCCTCTCCTGTAACACAGGTTGTAAAAAAATCGGCTCATTGTTGTACATAATTAACCTCCATGTGAAAAAAGCAAGGCCCCCCCTTCTAAATATATAGAAGGAAGCAAGAGTACTGG encodes:
- a CDS encoding beta-N-acetylglucosaminidase domain-containing protein, translated to MWKKIACSFLSLGMTCSITIGHQSDVYAISDPPVNNISTKLVPMPQKVDIKNGSLQVSSRVNIIGEEAADQDALHILTEFLKANTIEINEEFDSKSTTIALGEEDKLNPELKGLEKQLGLPNDTELKAEGYTLAVNSEENEMSKGGTIFVKGKDGDGTFYGVKTLLQLAEKEDNTIEVNNVMITDEPSMSVRGIVEGFYGKPWSHNDRLDQIEFYGDYKLNTYIYAPKDDPYHREKWRVPYPENEMKRMEELITAAKSNKVDFVFALSPGIDIRFDGQSGEDDFQALLAKSESLYDMGVRSFAILFDDIGNKQGAKQANLLNRFNEEFIKTKTDVTPLITVPTEYDTHAMGEIGNLSTYTKAFSETLNKDVKVMWTGQAVVSEALPLENVEFMREVYGDRIGVWWNYPVSDYLRSKLALGPIVNIDNRLEGKLDFFTMNPMEHADLSKISLATGADYSWNTSNYDSDRSWNRSIELLFNDLAPEMKTFANHSSRMTGSWSIGRGDAVNVRKTMDQFWSKLSKRQDTTQEINLLTKEFVEMVQAANTLKEELPPEILSEALASLNKLKLLGENDQLALEMVLAKRNTETEKYNELKKKIEANLPALNGGNRVSEETALAFIKEALEYDPLPKVSFDVSKTFVAPGEEIKFQNTSSMTTEEIEWTFEGAKVEKSIEPNPTVVYEQEGLYTVKLVGKNPLGQDEVIKENVITVSNLANKDTTNLALGKSAAASSSCAPSERPQYAVDGKLNTKWCGNGSGTHQLTVDLGGMNLVSEIVMKHAEEGGEPSGSNTSAYRVLISEDGVNFKELVKVTGNKSGITKDQVPATKGRYVRLMVDKPTQGDDRAARIYEFEVMGLEGDVALPPKYEKPKVEKSILEKTAAEANEKIESDYTVKSWDLFVLALEKANEVLADEKATQDEVNAASENLAKAITGLVRKETFIETGINSIDEDIKTAYEQGLITNHGIVNSLLAKVDHIQKHQADKQKVIDGLHALGNQVKAQSGKKISQEYAEELLSIIEELKNEIAALK
- the manA gene encoding mannose-6-phosphate isomerase, class I, with protein sequence MYNNEPIFLQPVLQERIWGGQKLSTEFHYEIPSDKTGEAWVISAHPHGPSMITNGPLAGKTLADAWNEHKELFNKKADEQGEYPLLVKILDAADDLSVQVHPNDQFAREVEGVPYGKTECWYVLSAEEGAELVLGHYAQTEEDLAEMIDQGQWDKLLRRVKVKAGDFVYVPSGTIHAIGKGIVILETQQSSDITYRVYDYDRKDAAGNTRELHLERSKQVTTVPHQDAAVEQTEKVTGGLAEKKLVEEQYFTVYHWQLNGQADCEMNADYLQVSVIEGQTVLIMDGQSFELKKGTHFILPQGVREFKLEGNAEFIVSHE